One segment of Carya illinoinensis cultivar Pawnee chromosome 1, C.illinoinensisPawnee_v1, whole genome shotgun sequence DNA contains the following:
- the LOC122316845 gene encoding transcription termination factor MTERF5, chloroplastic-like isoform X2 — translation MRAFCAIRSGQQIPCLSKGLLTTPRTRLCFPERLFFCQAKSDDSGIDGSFSFEALPTTLLAAEKEEAKAVLTLFLKKKGRELTTLEIRDVLIPYLETLAEEHENHIVDVVENFPNPPVKEKTAVPISQPNPTLDSKRLKAISRVSEIGPAGKLRPHILYLIELGMDLEQIKAITRRFPAFAYYSLEGKIKPVVEFLLDLGVPKSDIPTIINKRPQLCGISLSENLIPTMTFLENLGVDKKQWAEVIYRCPPLLTYSRQKVKSTVEFLYEMGLSAERIGKILTRSPNIISYSVEDKLRPTAEYFHSLGVDVSVLLHRCPQIFGLSIEANLKPLTEFFLGKGYSIEDVGTMISRYGALYSFSLSMNVIPKWEFFLTMDYSKSELVKFPQYFGYSLEERIKPRFARVKECGVSVLLNQVLSLSYSNFEKALNKKMKKMLSDKDELQACSSDGLQQDSVQ, via the exons atgagagcTTTCTGTGCTATCCGCTCTGGCCAGCAGATCCCATGTCTGTCAAAAGGACTTCTCACTACCCCGAG GACTCGACTTTGTTTTCCCGAAAGACTCTTCTTTTGCCAAGCAAAGTCCG ATGATTCTGGGATAGATGGATCATTCAGCTTTGAAGCGCTACCTACTACCCTGTTAGCTGCAGAAAAAGAGGAAGCCAAAGCTGTTTTGACCttattcttaaagaaaaaag GACGTGAGCTCACAACTCTTGAGATCAGAGATGTTCTTATTCCTTACCTTGAAACCCTTGCCGAAGAGCATGAGAACCATATAGTGGATGTAGTGGAAAACTTTCCAAATCCACCTGTTAAAGAAAAAACAGCTGTGCCCATTTCTCAGCCCAATCCAACCCTTGACTCCAAAAGGCTAAAGGCTATATCTCGAGTGAGTGAGATAGGCCCAGCTGGGAAGCTCCGCCCTCACATTCTCTATCTCATAGAACTTGGCATGGATCTTGAGCAGATCAAGGCAATTACACGAAGATTCCCAGCTTTTGCCTACTATAGCCTGGAAGGGAAAATTAAGCCTGTGGTTGAGTTTCTTCTTGATCTCGGTGTGCCAAAATCTGATATTCCCACCATCATTAACAAAAGACCTCAGTTGTGTGGAATCAGTCTCTCTGAAAATCTTATACCCACCATGACATTCTTGGAGAATTTGGGTGTCGACAAGAAACAGTGGGCAGAAGTGATATACCGCTGTCCACCTCTTCTCACTTACAGCAGGCAGAAGGTGAAGTCCACAGTTGAATTTCTTTACGAGATGGGCCTCTCAGCAGAGAGAATTGGGAAGATTCTGACTCGCAGCCCAAACATAATTAGTTACAGTGTGGAGGACAAGTTACGACCAACTGCTGAGTATTTCCATTCTTTGGGGGTGGATGTTTCTGTTCTTCTCCATCGTTGTCCACAGATTTTTGGCCTTAGCATTGAGGCAAATTTGAAGCCCTTGACAGAGTTCTTCTTGGGTAAGGGATACAGTATTGAGGATGTTGGGACCATGATTTCAAGATATGGAGCCTTATATTCCTTTAGCTTGTCAATGAATGTGATACCGAAATGGGAGTTCTTTTTGACCATGGATTATTCAAAATCTGAGCTGGTGAAATTCCCTCAATATTTTGGTTATAGTTTGGAAGAGAGGATTAAACCAAGGTTTGCACGTGTGAAGGAGTGTGGGGTTTCAGTTTTGCTGAATCAGGTGCTGTCACTGTCGTATAGTAATTTTGAGAAGGCTTTGaataagaagatgaagaaaatgctCTCTGACAAGGATGAGTTGCAGGCTTGCAGCAGCGATGGCCTTCAACAAGACAGTGTACAATGA
- the LOC122316845 gene encoding transcription termination factor MTERF5, chloroplastic-like isoform X1, which produces MRAFCAIRSGQQIPCLSKGLLTTPRTRLCFPERLFFCQAKSDDSGIDGSFSFEALPTTLLAAEKEEAKAVLTLFLKKKGLSNAIAARTVNKSDIFIDHLILRLHSIHKSRYLVGRELTTLEIRDVLIPYLETLAEEHENHIVDVVENFPNPPVKEKTAVPISQPNPTLDSKRLKAISRVSEIGPAGKLRPHILYLIELGMDLEQIKAITRRFPAFAYYSLEGKIKPVVEFLLDLGVPKSDIPTIINKRPQLCGISLSENLIPTMTFLENLGVDKKQWAEVIYRCPPLLTYSRQKVKSTVEFLYEMGLSAERIGKILTRSPNIISYSVEDKLRPTAEYFHSLGVDVSVLLHRCPQIFGLSIEANLKPLTEFFLGKGYSIEDVGTMISRYGALYSFSLSMNVIPKWEFFLTMDYSKSELVKFPQYFGYSLEERIKPRFARVKECGVSVLLNQVLSLSYSNFEKALNKKMKKMLSDKDELQACSSDGLQQDSVQ; this is translated from the exons atgagagcTTTCTGTGCTATCCGCTCTGGCCAGCAGATCCCATGTCTGTCAAAAGGACTTCTCACTACCCCGAG GACTCGACTTTGTTTTCCCGAAAGACTCTTCTTTTGCCAAGCAAAGTCCG ATGATTCTGGGATAGATGGATCATTCAGCTTTGAAGCGCTACCTACTACCCTGTTAGCTGCAGAAAAAGAGGAAGCCAAAGCTGTTTTGACCttattcttaaagaaaaaaggTTTGAGCAATGCAATTGCAGCAAGAACTGTCAACAAGTCAGACATTTTTATTGACCACCTTATCTTAAGGCTGCATTCTATACATAAGTCTCGGTATCTTGTAG GACGTGAGCTCACAACTCTTGAGATCAGAGATGTTCTTATTCCTTACCTTGAAACCCTTGCCGAAGAGCATGAGAACCATATAGTGGATGTAGTGGAAAACTTTCCAAATCCACCTGTTAAAGAAAAAACAGCTGTGCCCATTTCTCAGCCCAATCCAACCCTTGACTCCAAAAGGCTAAAGGCTATATCTCGAGTGAGTGAGATAGGCCCAGCTGGGAAGCTCCGCCCTCACATTCTCTATCTCATAGAACTTGGCATGGATCTTGAGCAGATCAAGGCAATTACACGAAGATTCCCAGCTTTTGCCTACTATAGCCTGGAAGGGAAAATTAAGCCTGTGGTTGAGTTTCTTCTTGATCTCGGTGTGCCAAAATCTGATATTCCCACCATCATTAACAAAAGACCTCAGTTGTGTGGAATCAGTCTCTCTGAAAATCTTATACCCACCATGACATTCTTGGAGAATTTGGGTGTCGACAAGAAACAGTGGGCAGAAGTGATATACCGCTGTCCACCTCTTCTCACTTACAGCAGGCAGAAGGTGAAGTCCACAGTTGAATTTCTTTACGAGATGGGCCTCTCAGCAGAGAGAATTGGGAAGATTCTGACTCGCAGCCCAAACATAATTAGTTACAGTGTGGAGGACAAGTTACGACCAACTGCTGAGTATTTCCATTCTTTGGGGGTGGATGTTTCTGTTCTTCTCCATCGTTGTCCACAGATTTTTGGCCTTAGCATTGAGGCAAATTTGAAGCCCTTGACAGAGTTCTTCTTGGGTAAGGGATACAGTATTGAGGATGTTGGGACCATGATTTCAAGATATGGAGCCTTATATTCCTTTAGCTTGTCAATGAATGTGATACCGAAATGGGAGTTCTTTTTGACCATGGATTATTCAAAATCTGAGCTGGTGAAATTCCCTCAATATTTTGGTTATAGTTTGGAAGAGAGGATTAAACCAAGGTTTGCACGTGTGAAGGAGTGTGGGGTTTCAGTTTTGCTGAATCAGGTGCTGTCACTGTCGTATAGTAATTTTGAGAAGGCTTTGaataagaagatgaagaaaatgctCTCTGACAAGGATGAGTTGCAGGCTTGCAGCAGCGATGGCCTTCAACAAGACAGTGTACAATGA